The genomic DNA GAACAGAAGATAATTCCACCTTCACGTCTGACTCAGAGGTAGAAGTTGAGAATAAAACGGAGCAGGAATCCCTAGAACCGGTCAAAACAGAGGAAATTCCGGTCTTGATTTCTGATTCAGAGGCAGAAGGGGATGAGGAAATTACGCAAGAAAGCGCTAAGTTAGCAACCGATACAGAGACTGATGGAGAACCCCCCGTTGAGTTGGGGATAACAGAAGAGGTTATTTCTCAACCCAAATTTGACTCCGGTTACTTCGTAGTGGGAGAAACAGGAGAAATAGAGATTGATTACCTCTTTGATGGCGGTAAATATAAGGGTGAACTCTCCATTTTTAGCTTAGACGGAATGGACGACTATGACCCCGATACAGAGGATTTTATTGCCGAAGCAGCTAAAAGATCCAACTCCAACTCAGAACTCGGTCATATTGTAATCTCAGACCGAAGTGAAGGCGCACACTTTAGCGGAGAACTCGGAGAAGCTGACCATAATTCTGGCGAATATCAAGGCATAAAAACCTTCAACATGCGCTCTGGAGATAGCTTCGCCATGATGCTCGTTCCCAAAGGAAGAGTAGAACAAGTGGTAGATAATCCTGCTATTGGTGGTGCAACCCGTCCCCTATTTTCCCTTGCAACTGCGAACCCAGACGATGGCTTTCACATGGGACAAATTGCCGATGTGACGGGAGAAGGCAATGTTTTTGTGTTTGAAGACTTGCGCGTGGATGGTAAATCTGACGGAGATTATAACGATCTGATTTTCCGCGTCAAGGGTGCAACAGGTAAAACAGCACAGTTGGATGATGTCATTGATACCGCAAAAGATTGGCGCGA from Roseofilum capinflatum BLCC-M114 includes the following:
- a CDS encoding DUF4114 domain-containing protein, yielding MSWFDFLFKPVFSTDSASETHKTFILEPILTPSGIVDSLDEGLDFDADGEDSTVENTEVDFDNDVNDSVKGQSDNTVNDSASLPEIPDEDLEEIPFIYALEEEPDAETGEESLEPTRTEDNSTFTSDSEVEVENKTEQESLEPVKTEEIPVLISDSEAEGDEEITQESAKLATDTETDGEPPVELGITEEVISQPKFDSGYFVVGETGEIEIDYLFDGGKYKGELSIFSLDGMDDYDPDTEDFIAEAAKRSNSNSELGHIVISDRSEGAHFSGELGEADHNSGEYQGIKTFNMRSGDSFAMMLVPKGRVEQVVDNPAIGGATRPLFSLATANPDDGFHMGQIADVTGEGNVFVFEDLRVDGKSDGDYNDLIFRVKGATGKTAQLDDVIDTAKDWRDSDLGQELIAYVTGDDSAVAEIEIDDLEDVTDTETVVEDIAFSDNGRGERPFAPTSGTGED